The following are from one region of the Leucobacter sp. Psy1 genome:
- a CDS encoding ABC transporter permease: MFVAWRELRFARGRFLLIGAVVALITLLVGFLAGLTGGLAAQNVSSVLELPGDRLVLQAPENGDPSFATSSLDESTVAAWQQVDGVDSVTPVGIVQSRAAVDGSDDPSGVALYGLPTDVPGADGNALLSLAPSHDDEVGLSAGAADALGVETGDTISITGTDYTVAQTGGDLWFSHTPVVTMTPAAWSEASQRVGGTGDPTVLAVSGAPDWDAAGTRTGTVADTPLASLTALEAFQSEIGSLGLMIAMLFGISALVVGAFFTVWTMQRAGDIAVLKALGATTGSLVVDALGQATIVLVVGIGVGLAAVLGLGALAGQALPFVVSPLTTLAPAAVMTVLGLAGAAFALRSVTQADPLTALGSNR, encoded by the coding sequence GTGTTCGTCGCCTGGAGAGAGCTGCGGTTCGCCCGTGGCCGCTTCCTCCTCATCGGGGCCGTCGTGGCCCTCATCACCTTGCTCGTCGGGTTCCTCGCCGGCCTCACCGGCGGGCTCGCCGCACAGAACGTCTCGTCCGTGCTGGAATTGCCAGGCGATCGTCTGGTGCTGCAAGCGCCCGAGAACGGGGACCCGAGCTTCGCGACTTCTTCGCTGGACGAATCAACCGTCGCGGCCTGGCAGCAGGTCGACGGTGTGGACTCGGTCACTCCGGTCGGGATCGTCCAGTCGCGGGCCGCCGTCGACGGATCGGACGACCCATCTGGGGTCGCACTCTATGGCCTTCCTACCGATGTGCCAGGGGCTGACGGCAACGCGCTGCTCTCGCTCGCCCCCAGCCACGATGATGAGGTCGGTCTTTCGGCCGGCGCAGCCGACGCGCTCGGAGTCGAGACGGGCGACACCATCTCGATCACGGGCACCGACTACACCGTCGCTCAAACGGGCGGAGACCTCTGGTTCAGTCACACGCCCGTGGTGACGATGACGCCCGCAGCGTGGAGCGAGGCGAGTCAGCGCGTCGGCGGGACCGGCGATCCGACGGTTCTCGCAGTGTCAGGTGCCCCTGACTGGGATGCCGCGGGAACGCGCACCGGCACTGTCGCTGACACTCCGCTCGCCAGCCTGACGGCGCTCGAAGCGTTCCAGTCGGAGATCGGGTCTCTCGGGCTGATGATCGCCATGCTCTTCGGCATCTCCGCCCTGGTCGTCGGAGCCTTCTTCACGGTGTGGACGATGCAGCGCGCCGGCGACATCGCAGTGCTCAAGGCGCTCGGGGCGACAACGGGTTCGCTCGTCGTGGACGCGCTCGGGCAGGCCACGATCGTCCTCGTCGTGGGCATCGGCGTCGGGCTTGCCGCCGTCCTCGGCCTCGGCGCGCTCGCGGGGCAGGCCCTGCCCTTCGTCGTCAGTCCGCTCACCACACTCGCTCCGGCCGCCGTCATGACGGTACTCGGACTCGCTGGCGCCGCGTTCGCGCTGCGCTCCGTCACCCAAGCCGACCCTCTCACCGCACTCGGGAGCAACCGATGA